The following proteins are encoded in a genomic region of Nicotiana sylvestris chromosome 4, ASM39365v2, whole genome shotgun sequence:
- the LOC138889209 gene encoding uncharacterized protein: MVVVWDGRVRSRPLGVPGKRKVNIACVHETGWAGTKARNVDGYKLWYSGVVRDKNGVGILVDRDLRESVVEVRRVNDRLMFITLVIGECILNVVSTYAPQAGLDEEVKRRFWEGLDEIVRNIPPTKRLFIGVDFNGHIGAVAGSYGEVHGGFGFGDRNGGGTSLLDFAKAFELVIANSTFPKREEHLVTFRSSTVKTQIDYLLLRRCDRGLCQDCKVIPGESLATQHRLLVMDIGIMMKRKKRMKRMPEEWRSSTVVPLYKNKGDIQCCDNYRGIKLLSHTMKVWERVVEVKVRKTTSISDN, from the exons ATGGTTGTGGTGTGGGATGGTAGAGTAAGGTCACGTCCTCTAGGGGTACCGGGG AAGAGAAAGGTTAATATAGCTTGTGTCCATGAGACTGGGTGGGCAGGGACGAAGGCAAGAAatgtggatgggtataagttgtggtactctggagtcGTGAGGgataagaatggagtgggtatcttgGTGGATAGGGATCTTAGAGAGTCTGTGGTTGAGGTTAGGAGAGTGAATGATAGGCTGATGTTTATTACGTTGGTGATCGGTGAGTGCATCCTCAATGTCGTTAGCACTTACGCACCTCAAGCGGGCTTGGATGAGGAGGTTAAGAGGCGTTTTTGGGAGGGCTTGGACGAGATTGTGCGTAATATTCCACCTACTAAAAGGTTATTTATTGGAGTGGATTTCAATGGCCATATTGGGGCGGTTGCTGGTAGTTATGGCGAGGTGCATGGTGGCTTTGGCTTTGGGGATAGGAACGGAGGAGGTACTTCGCTGTTAGACTTCGCTAAGGCTTTCGAGCTGGTGATTGCGAACTCGACTTTTCCAAAGAGGGAGGAGCATCTGGTCACTTTCCGGAGTTCGACGGTGAAAACTCAGATCGATTACCTTCTCCTCAGAAGGTGTGATAGAGGGTTATGCCaggattgcaaggttatcccGGGAGAGAGCCTCGCGACTCAGCATAGGCTCTTAGTGATGGACATCGGCATTatgatgaagaggaagaagag gatgaagaggatgccggagGAATGGAGGTCAAGTACAGTGGtaccgttgtacaagaacaaaggtgatatccagtgttgtgacaattataggggtatcaagttacttagccataccatgaaagtctgggagagggtggtggaggtgAAGGTGAGGAAGACGACGTCTATATCCGACAATTAG